TTGATCTTCCAGCCGCTGTGGGCACACCAGCCAAGGTGGGTCTCCAGGATCTGGCCGATGTTCATCCGTCGCGGCACACCGTGCGTGTTCAGGATGATGTCGACCGGGGTGCCGTCCGGCAGGAACGGCATGTCCTCGACCGGCAGGATCTTGCCGATCACGCCCTTGTTGCCGTGCCGGCCGGCGAGCTTGTCGCCGTCGGAGATCTTGCGCTTCTGGGCCACGTAGACGCGGACGAGTTCGTTGACGCCGGCGGGCAGTTCGTCGTCGTCCTCGCGGGAGAACACCCGAATGCCGATCACCTTGCCGGATTCACCGTGCGGCACCTTCAATGAGGTGTCGCGGACCTCGCGGGCCTTCTCTCCGAAGATCGCCCGCAGCAGCCGCTCTTCGGGCGTCAGCTCGGTCTCCCCCTTCGGGGTGACCTTGCCGACCAGGATGTCGCCGTCGCGAACCTCGGCGCCGATGCGCACGATGCCGCGCTCGTCCAGGTCGGCGAGCACCTCGTCGGAGACGTTCGGGATGTCCCGGGTGATCTCCTCGGCGCCCAGCTTGGTGTCGCGGGCGTCGATCTCGTGCTCCTCGATGTGGATCGAGGTCAGCACGTCCTCTTCGACGAGCCGGTTGGACAGGATGATCGCGTCCTCGTAGTTGTGTCCCTCCCACGGCATGATCGCGACCAGCAGGTTCTTGCCCAGCGCCATCTCACCGTTCTCAGTGCACGGACCGTCGGCGATCACCTGGCCGGCCTCGACCCGGTCCCCGGCGTCCACGATCGGCGACTGGTTGGCGCAGGTGCCGTGGTTGGAACGGGCGAACTTGCGCATCCGGTAGGTGTGTCGGGTGCCGTCGTCGGCCATCACGGTGATGTAGTCGGCGGACACCTCCTCGATCACCCCGGACTTCTCGGCGACGACGACGTCGCCCGCGTCGATCGCCGCACGCAACTCCATGCCGGTGCCCACCAGCGGCGCCTCGCTGCGCACCAGCGGAACCGCCTGGCGCTGCATGTTGGCACCCATCAGGGCGCGGTTGGCGTCGTCGTGCTCGAGGAACGGAATCATCGCGGTGGCCACCGACACCATCTGGCGCGGCGAGACGTCCATGTAGTCCACCTCGGACGAGGGCACGTACTCGACCTCGCCCGCCTTGCGGCGAACCAGGACACGCGGCTCGAGGAACCGGCCGTCTTCGGCGATCGGCGAGTTGGCCTGCGCCACAACGTGGCGATCCTCTTCGTCGGCGGTCAGGTATTCGATCTCGTCGCTGACCACACCGTCGACCACCTTGCGGTACGGCGTCTCGATGAACCCGAACGGGTTGACCCGCGCGTACACCGACAGCGAACCGATCAAACCGATGTTCGGCCCCTCCGGGGTCTCGATCGGGCACATCCGGCCGTAATGCGACGGGTGCACGTCGCGAACCTCCAGCCCGGCGCGCTCACGCGACAGACCGCCCGGGCCCAGCGCCGACAGCCGGCGCTTGTGTGTCAGGCCCGACAACGGGTTGTTCTGGTCCATGAACTGCGACAGCTGGCTGGTGCCGAAGAACTCCTTGATCGCGGCGACCACCGGCCGGATGTTGATCAGCGTCTGCGGCGTGATGGCCTCGACGTCCTGCGTGGTCATCCGCTCCCGGACAACGCGTTCCATCCGCGACATACCGACCCGGATCTGGTTCTGGATCAGCTCGCCGACCGTGCGGAGCCGGCGGTTGCCGAAGTGGTCGATGTCGTCGGTCTCCACCGGCACCTCGACGCCGCCCGGGACGGTCATCGTGGCCTGACCCTCGTGCAGGCGGACCAGGTATTCGATGGTGGCGACGACGTCCTCTTCGGTCAGCGTCGAACTCGTGATCGGCTCACCGGCGTGCAACCCGAGCTTCTTGTTGACCTTATAGCGGCCAACCCGGGCGAGGTCGTAGCGCTTCTCCTTGAAGAACAGGTTCTCCAGCAGCGTCTGCGCGGACTCCTTGGTCGGCGGCTCCCCCGGACGCAGCTTCCGGTAGATATCCAGCAGCGCCTCGTCGGTGCCGACGGTGTTGTCCTTCTCCAGCGTCGACATCATGATCTCGGAGAAACCGAACCGCTCGGTGATCTGCTCGCTGGTCCAGCCCAGCGCCTTGAGCAGCACGGTGACCGGCTGGCGGCGCTTGCGGTCGATGCGCACACCCACGGTGTCACGCTTGTCGACGTCGAACTCCAGCCAGGCGCCGCGGCTAGGGATCACCTTGACGCTGTGCAGCGTCTTCTCGGTGGACTTGTCGATGGTCTCGTCGAAGTAGACGCCGGGCGAC
This is a stretch of genomic DNA from Mycobacterium lacus. It encodes these proteins:
- the rpoB gene encoding DNA-directed RNA polymerase subunit beta, encoding MADFRQSKTDASPSQSRPQSSSNSSVPGAPNRISFAKLREPLEVPGLLDVQTDSFEWLIGSPRWRESAIARGDVKPVGGLEEVLYELSPIEDFSGSMSLSFSDPRFDDVKAPVDECKDKDMTYAAPLFVTAEFINNNTGEIKSQTVFMGDFPMMTEKGTFIINGTERVVVSQLVRSPGVYFDETIDKSTEKTLHSVKVIPSRGAWLEFDVDKRDTVGVRIDRKRRQPVTVLLKALGWTSEQITERFGFSEIMMSTLEKDNTVGTDEALLDIYRKLRPGEPPTKESAQTLLENLFFKEKRYDLARVGRYKVNKKLGLHAGEPITSSTLTEEDVVATIEYLVRLHEGQATMTVPGGVEVPVETDDIDHFGNRRLRTVGELIQNQIRVGMSRMERVVRERMTTQDVEAITPQTLINIRPVVAAIKEFFGTSQLSQFMDQNNPLSGLTHKRRLSALGPGGLSRERAGLEVRDVHPSHYGRMCPIETPEGPNIGLIGSLSVYARVNPFGFIETPYRKVVDGVVSDEIEYLTADEEDRHVVAQANSPIAEDGRFLEPRVLVRRKAGEVEYVPSSEVDYMDVSPRQMVSVATAMIPFLEHDDANRALMGANMQRQAVPLVRSEAPLVGTGMELRAAIDAGDVVVAEKSGVIEEVSADYITVMADDGTRHTYRMRKFARSNHGTCANQSPIVDAGDRVEAGQVIADGPCTENGEMALGKNLLVAIMPWEGHNYEDAIILSNRLVEEDVLTSIHIEEHEIDARDTKLGAEEITRDIPNVSDEVLADLDERGIVRIGAEVRDGDILVGKVTPKGETELTPEERLLRAIFGEKAREVRDTSLKVPHGESGKVIGIRVFSREDDDELPAGVNELVRVYVAQKRKISDGDKLAGRHGNKGVIGKILPVEDMPFLPDGTPVDIILNTHGVPRRMNIGQILETHLGWCAHSGWKINTANGVPDWAARLPDELLAAEPNAIVSTPVFDGAQEEELQGLLSATLPNRDGDVLVDGDGKAVLFDGRSGEPFPYPVTVGYMYIMKLHHLVDDKIHARSTGPYSMITQQPLGGKAQFGGQRFGEMECWAMQAYGAAYTLQELLTIKSDDTVGRVKVYEAIVKGENIPEPGIPESFKVLLKELQSLCLNVEVLSSDGAAIELREGEDEDLERAAANLGINLSRNESASVEDLA